GCTCGTTAATTcaactaaaatttatttcaaCTATAATTTGGTCTTGCCCATACGGTAAATATAGCTACGGCCCAATCTGTTGCATCTTCTCTTCATTGCTATACCAATTGCCACTTGTGAAATTGATCATCTATGGTCCATTTCAATGTTCGTTAAACCCCACACAAAATAAATGCGTTATGGTCCATGGAATGCATCAACGATAATATCGTAGCGGGTAAGAGAagatgtttattttattttgttgactAAAATTCTTTGCTGCGAAAGGATTTAACTTGTCTGTGTATATATGTTAATTCGTGTTATGTTtacttaagaaaaatattttattatatgaaggGAGAACATAATTCTTCTCTCATCAATTTCCCGAGTAACTATATCATTTGACTTTGCACGACAGCTTTCTAATTCATTTCAGGTGCTGATTATTCCTATTGTTGTTTTTAATATCGTATACCATTTTTCAAATTTCAGTGTCATTCTTTCAATAATTCTTCTAAAACTGCAATTTAGTTGAAGTTTCCACTTCATGAAAAGACAAGATCCTTAAACATAGGACTCGAGCAGGAGTGACTGGTTTCCAAATCCTTTGATCTTGATAGCAGAAGCCAGAAAGGCTTCTCATTAggttaaatatgtaaatatggTTTTACTTATCTAAATATATGAAGTTAGTGCATGTCctattgtcatttttttttcttttgtaacttaGTTGTCATCTTTTATTACCTTTTGACCTTTACAAGTTATTCAAAATGTTGCCGCGGGTAAgagaaaatacacaaaaatgTTGTAGATTAGTGGAGGATTAGCGACATCGTGGAAAGACTAAAAGTGTATTAAAAATGTCTAAATCAGTGCACAACATCATTTTAGCTTATAGGGCAGTACTCCATATTCTTAGGAATTTCTTCTCagagaaaaatattttgattttttattggTAAAGTATTCTTATAATTTGTTTAGTAACAAATTTAACATTTCTGAAGCCTAAgtgtttatttaaatatttgcgATACATCTGCATTTAAAAAACAGTTCTTACTAATTTTAACCTTCACCTttgtaatgtttcaaaataacatttttatctTGTTCGGCTTctaattattagaaaataattcTTGGAGAAAATACACAGAAAAATTGAGATTGATGGAAATTTAATAGAAAAAGTAGCCCCCCCTCTGTTAGGAACAAAAGTCTCACATTGAATATTGTAAAAGATTCttagcaatatataagatagatagatcACTTAATTATCATCAATTTGTTTTAGGTTGGAATCCTATCTATCTTAACAACCTTCCGCCCAACCCAATGAGCTAATAGAGCCCATTCCTCGATGTCATTGCTTCTCCCTTCATCATTCTTTTTCTTCACTGCCCATGAGTCACATTGAAATATACAGACTTCTTTTTGTTCATTGTTCAGAGACCTATCAACTGAAGAGGTCACAAGCAAGATCATTCTCACAACCATCATTGTTCTCTTCGTCCTTATCCTCCACCTCTATGCCAAACTCTACTGGTGGCAACTACACCAGCTCCAACAAGAAGACCAATCATCCATCACTCCACCTGTGATAATCAATCGCCCTCAACGACGGCATTTGATCTTCGTCCCAGGGCAAGACGCTTTATCCAACGCTGGTGGTCTTACCCCTTTTGAGCTCAGTTATTACCTATTGTGTTTTTTCAGACAAGGTAGATGCAAGAAGGGTTTGGAGTGTGATATTTTCTTGTCTAAGCTTGTAAAAGGAGACATAGCTTGGCTGCTTCCAAAGTGTAATCCCAGCTTCCATGTTGAGTGTATTGGAAGTTAGCTCAAAGGTAATCGAACAAGTTTCTGACAATGCAGCTGATGCTTAGTCTCAAACTTCAAGTGTTTTTCCCGACTCTTCTCGGGATTTCCCCACCAATGTCTTGGCATGCGGTCACCAAAATGGGGTTAGTACAGGAAACACCAATGCTGGCTCTCAAGAAGATGGTACTTCACAGAGTCAAGATGATGTTGTACTAGATATCAATGATTCCACAACTAGAAGTCAAAATGTACCATCTTTATCATCATCAGTGAGGTTTATTGTTGAAGAGAAAGAACCAAAGTCTCCAATGACAACGAGTTTGAGGTCATTGAGGAGGTTTCTAAGTAGAGACATGCGAATCTCTTGTAGCATTGGTAGAAGCGCAAACTCtgatgcttcttcttctgttgaTCCTTGAAGATTGTGTGATTAGATTAGCTGCATAAAAAGATCGCCTGAAAATCTCAAACTACGTAGTGGTCTCGGCTCGTATTACCTTTATGTGTGTGATAGCTTTCTCTGTTATCCAAGTAAAtatcatcttatatattattccAAAGCTTTTGCCTGACTGGGGTCAACAAAAAGTCTTATATTAATTGCTCTCTAATCAACTTCTGAGATTAATAGACATCAAATTATTACAGGAAGCTTAACTACACTAACAAAAACTATTGCAATGTTAAACCATAGAATCTTAGGTGCTGTTCATTTGCTTATCCAGTTGATCCATCTGGGTGAAGATGCAAATTGATATTCGTTTTGTGAATTAAAATGTTACATCCAAATGGATCACTCAACTGCATTTGTGAAAACTCACCTTAAATTCTCACCCAAATGAAAGTGATATCTTCGCGGAGTATATGGGTGAGGGTGAAGATAagttttcaccaaaaaaaaatttcgtcGAAATCATAAAACACATTTGTTtgttaaaattgaaaaatgcaatttttcgtcaaaaccgaaaaatgtGATTTCCCGGCAAAAttgaaaaacgcaattttcgccaaaaccagaaaatataatttttcgccaaaaaacgaaaacacacaatttccctacaaaaccaaaaaacgcaatttccttgcaaaacaaaaaaaaaaacacaatttacTGACAAAAGCAGAAAAACAAATTTTCcatgcaaaacaaaaaaaaaacataatttcccgGCAAAactagaaaaatgaaaatttctttGAAAACCGAAAAATGCAAATTTTcgccaaaaaaaaactcaatttcccgccaaaccaaaaaaagaaatttctcactaaaaccgagaaaacgcaatttctcgccaaaatcgtCAAAATGCAATTTCCTGACAAAACCaagaaaacgcaatttcctggcaaaaccgagaaaacacaatttctcgatAAACcagaaaaacgtaatttcccgtcAAACctggaaaacataatttcccactaaaaccggaaaaacgcaatttctcgctaaaaatgaaaaatgtaatttctcgccaaaaccagaaacacacaatttcccttcaaaatcgaaaaacataatttctgaCCAAAACCGGTAAACATAATTTCCTGGAAAATtcgaaaaatgcaatttcctgccaaaaatcgaaaaatgtaatttcccgtcaaaaccaaaaaaatgcaattttttgccaaaaccgaaaaatcccAATATAATAATTGAACATAAGATTATATTAGTTAAATCAAAACAAGAGTATATAAGTCATATGCTTATTAAACTCatccaaatatatatagagatgcATAAACGAACATAAACTCATCTAGATGGTCTATTTAGATGTTCTATCTGGATAGAGAAACGAACATAGTTAAACTACATTCATGTAGATCATTTGGATGGATCACATAGGTGGATCATTTAGATGTAGTTGACAGATGTATAAACGAACATGGCCTAATCTAGAAGAAGACAAACTGAAAAACTCATTAACAAGAAGTGAGCTTACAACTGTAAAGAAACAGTGAGTGATTGTTATTGTAAATAGTGAGCTGTTAACCTGCaaattttcttctctttggacTTTAAATCATACTATTAGAAACATCGTTAGTAACCACGTGGTGTATCACATGGTCCTCAGCTGAATCACATAAACCTTCATGTCAAATACGGGTGAATGAATGTGtattcataaattaataaagaaaaaaaaatgtgtatGCATGTGTATAAACGTGAGAACTAATATGCTCACCATCTGAAACACAATTtggaaaaattaaaactattgGCACCGCAGTCATAACTAGACCACGTGATTAGATCCCAAAGGTTACTTAGAACAATTATATAACAATAAGAGTTTCAATCTCTCTTCCTTTTTGTAACTCAAACATAGCTTGCTACCCAAGGACTGGCTCCAGTCCTGTAAACAATAAGCAAAGTCAAAACCTCACCAAACAGTTTTCAATCTTCACTCCTCAAACCATATGATATCAGGCATGAACTATGAAATTCATCAAGAAGCAAAACTCTAGAACTACAGTGAGCTCACCATAAACAAGACAAGAGAACTAGCAAGCGGTTGGTATAAAACAAAACGAAGAAAACTAACAGCAATTGTATTTTGGTCTTTTATACTGCATAACTAAACCAGTTAGATATTTGTCTTCactgtttttctttcttctcttcaaagcttatatttagaaaagaacaaaaaagcAGTTGATGATTATTATAAAGACCTGAGCTGTTAATCAGCGACGGCTAATTAATCATCAGTGAATACGCGTGAACGAATGTTTTTGCATGTGTATGTGAGGACTAATCTGAAATCATTAGATTAAAGAAGATATCCTCACCATCTGAAACACAAGTCATGTAgaacaataaaaattattggCACATCAGTCAAACTAGATCACGTGATTAGATCCCAAAATGTCTCTTAGAACAATAATACAATCTACAAAGCAACAAGAgtttcaatctcttttttttttcaaactcaAACATAGTTTAGCTAACCAAAAGTTTCCTCAGCTGCAGCCTCAGAAACAGAACAACCTAAAATCTCCAATATAAAAACAGATCAAAAAGGAGTATTCACAATGAAGATGTTCCATACATCGGTGTCAACTTCTACAGCTCTCATTCTGCTACTTCTAGCTTTTTGTAGCAGCAAGAATAATGTAGAGGGTCGGCAGATGGCGCCAGCTTCCATGGATATAGCTTCTGGTAAAGCTGTGAGAGATTTGCAGATAAACAAGGAGACAAAAGAAGAGTCTCCAAGAGGTGAAAAAGATAGCTTCCGGAGAACACCAAGGAGGGGCTCTAACCCTATAAACAACAAGTAAAGTCAAAACCACACCAATCAGTTTTCAATGTTTACACATGTCAAATGGTTTTCACATATCTCTTTGTGAATGTACAGTTGATTGACACCaagattgtgtttttttttaaaccaggAACTGTCCCCTCAAAGATGTAGGAGGGAGTAGAAAACAGAGCACCACAGAAAGAGAACCATAGATCCATTTTTTTCTCTGTAGTCctcttttgtgtgtgtgtgtgtagaACAGCTTAACTTGTTTCTAGAAGCTGTAATATAATTGAAGCATAAGAAACCATCTTATAAGTTTGATATTGTTACAGTTCCTATTAGACCTTTATAAGTTCGTTTGGAATGTAATACCAGAATACTGTTTTTACTAGGATTCATTTGAGGGTAGATCTAGCCAGAAAAGCTTTAacttaaaaaattagaaaaaagaaGGTAAGTGAAAATTTGATAGAATAAGAACTCTAACCTTCAAATTCTCAAATCTCAATCTATTTGAACGCCCCCATTTTTCAAGTTATCTCGCCAAAAAGAGTGTCATAGAACTAAAAGCTTGTTATGCATGGCTGTATAAGATTTTCTGAGAACTGAGAAAGAGTTAGGAAAATACTGTGAACGTGCATGAACAGCCAAACTTGGAAGTTAAATCCAAGGAAACTATTTTGTAAAcacaagaagaaaaggaaacatACGTTTACAAAACTTGAAAAATACGTATATTGAAGGATCAACACGCATCTTTGCACCAGGTGCCCACTCCCATGGAGACTTATCTTGACAACCAAGGTAGTACTTATCAAGAAACATAACCTTTGAACAATGAAATTGAAggatttattattttagagCATACTGCATCAGCATTAATTAGTAGCTTTACAACTGTAAAATCAGCTACAGTTATCTTagaacatttaaaaaaaaactaaagaagatgtaaatttttttttttttggtaatcatgttAAATAGAAGATGTAAATTTTCTGTTAAAACCTTATGTTCAGGCCTCTGAAGCCTTTTGCTAACCGCTATCAGAGAAGCCACAACGCCTGACTTTACCTTGTTCAAGTCTGAAATATCAATTGACCGAGTATGGAAAATTTTGGATGAGATTCCCGGAAGAGAAACTGGTGCTTACAGTCACAGCCATGTTTGTGATCACTACTCATCATGGTCTAGTTAAAGAAAGTCTTAGACCTTATGTTGCTGAGTGATGGTTTTGCCTCAGGGTATCAAGGGATTACGTGATATAATTCCAGCTGGAATCAAATTCCGTGATGGTTTCCCTGCTGatccaaattatattttcttgacTGATGGTGCAAGTCCTGCAGTAAACAGTCAAAACATAAACTCATACATAGTAACAAGTTCTTTTAAAAGGCTTATTTTGCTAAGTGATAAAGTGAGTCTTCTTTGTGAAGGTTCACATGTGATGCAGCTACTCTTAAGCTCAGACAAAGATGGAATCATCTGCCTTATTCCTCAGTATTCATTGTACTCTGCTTCAGTTTCCCTCCACGGTGGATCTCTGGTATGTTCATGTAAGCATTATGGAACAATCAATTGGGACCATcttatcaaggaaagagtatcAATCATAACTCATATGATTCACTCAATCACTATAATCACTCCATCATATATTCTTCTTAATGATTATATGATCTTCATATTTATTGTTTGATTCATATAGTTCTACTATATAAAGCTATGTAACTCTCTCTACATCAATAACACAATTCATACATTTCTCATATGTTATTATGTATCAGAGCAAGTTATTTTTGTGAGTTTTGATCCACCGATCAAACTCAAGATAAACATGTTTCCGTAGCTTTTACTTAGAATTTCAcgtttttggttttcttcttcttttatttcaagttttcttaatcttttggttctcatttgttatttttctttttatcaagcCAAAGTGCTTCTTGTAGTGATTTATAAAGCCAACGTTCCATTTCTTCTGCATCTCTAGTCCAGGTGTGCACACATCTACTTTTTCCGCAACTCCAGAGTTGATATGTGATCAAGTCATTTATGACTCCGTCAAGCTATAGGCTTCTACACGACTAGTATAGTCGTCCGTGTCTAAATCAATCCAAGCTACAAGTACGTCTCACCGTATGGTTCAAGCGCAAGGCTTCTTCTTATCTCCtatcatattttcttaaaaatgtcaATCTCAAGCCGCTGCTTCCGCTATCTTGGCTTCATCACCCCCTTGAGCTTGAAGGGGcgtatcaaggaaagagtatcAATCATAACTCATATGATTCACTCAATCACTATAATCACTCCATCATATATTCTTCTTAATGATTATATGATCTTCATATTTATTGTTTGATTCATATAGTTCTACTATATAAAGCTATGTAACTCTCTCTACATCAATAACACAATTCATACATTTCTCATAAGTTATTACATCTTTGTTTTGACTGTCTTTTTTTCTGCTTAGGTTCCGTACTATCTTTGATGAAGCAGCAGGATGGGGACTGGACATTATGTAGTAATCagtcttttatatttttgatcagCCTGGAGACGACTGTTATGACTCATACATGGAAGAAAGAGATGGTATTCTCTATTCAATGGCTAAGCATGCAAAGGTTAGTCAAGAGATTGCATTAACCCTAGGAAGACAATATTTTCAGTCTCTTTGTGTATATGTTCATAAGCTTGAGACTATTGAAGAGGCTCTTAATAGCTTGGAAGGTGTAACATGTAACAGAGCTGAAGGAGCAACGTATCTACTTCCTCGGATTAATCTTCCTAGAAAGACTAATGAAGCTGTAGAGGCTGTAAAcacagcaccagatgcttctacTGCAAACGCCTTCTTAATGCCACTGGTGTAGACTGTGTAGTTGTTGTCCCTGGTTCTGGCTTCGGACAGGTAAACAGAGACGAATCTTTCACAGAATGGAAAAACATTGAATATCTTTTAAACTACTGAGGCTGTGTGCGTTTTTGCATTGACTTTGGTTTGGTTCCTGGAACATGGCACTTCAGATGCACAATCGTTGCTAAAGAAGACAAGGTTCCGGCTATAGTGAATCGCCTCAAAGAATTCCATAGAGCTTCATGGACGAGTTCCGTGATGAAGAAAGCACTGTGCCCCTTGAAGCGTCTATGTTTGTTAAGTCAGGCCCTTGTGACTTGGCTAAACAGTTTAGCAGTTGAATTGAACTGAAATTGAttcataaattaatttaattttgattagtCTTCCAATGATGtgaacatttttgaaaattatcaTCTAGCTTATATAATCAGACTTTTATATCATACGTTTTCatttcaaaaattcatttttaatcttTCATCCCTTATAATCTCGCAACTAATCTTTGGTTTTCCTTAATATGTGtgttataatttcaaaataaccTCTCATATACTAATTGAAAACTCTACTTTGAAGCTGCTTAGATTCCATATTGATGACATAGTAATTtcaaaatactattaaaaactCAACCAAATTGTTAATGTAAACCACAAATAGAATAACAAACTGGTTAAATTTGATAGTTCTCTAAGATCTTACTACTATTTTAGAAGATAATGGAAAATGATCATTTGCACTCTTTCTTGTCTATGGTTTTGAGACATAAACTGAACCGCCCGCAAAGCCTTAATATCCATCGTAACCTGCTTGACCTTGATCACTCCTAACTGTCAGATTTTCATCCGTCATTTTCCAGTTAACCGGAGCCAGCAGATCTTCACATACCTGAGCATTCACCTGGACCGTTGGATCACCACCCATCTCGCAGATCCTTGCCCACAAATTCTCCCTCAAAACATTCAACCCCTTCATGTACTCATCCATCTCTTCCTCCGGCACGCTTTCCACCTCCCTCTCCCACCACATCTTACCATCTCCGTCCGCCCCTCCGGTTGCCACATCGCCGCCGTAATGAGACCTTAGCATCACCGGAGTCTTACGCAAGTAACTTTCGATGAGTGTGTTCACGTTACCGAACGCGTATATCCTTTCGCAACGTGAAAACGTTATGATACCAATCTGTGCGCCGCAGAGGACGCTTAGCTCGGCCGCTTTTTTGAAAAGCCCGGTTCGGCGTTTTGAAAACGTCACTTGCCTTCGATTCTCTTCTTTGATCTCCTTGATCTCTATCTTCTGTCGACCTTTGgtggttttagggttttgttgtTTTGTCTCTTTTCGTTGCTTCGGCGTCAGCTTAGGGTTTTGCATGGGCTTCTGTTCCTTGAAACGAAAGCAAGCGGTGGATGATGCTTCTCCATCCTCCATATTGGCGACAAGAATGAAAGACGTATGAGATCACAAGTTTTCTTTGAGTAGGTATCCCGTTTTATGCTTATGTATATTGTTTTTACGTAAATAAGGAAGTGAGGCTTCTTCATCATTGATGTTAATTGTGGTATATTAAATGCATGATTCCATAAAAATCgatgttagttttttttttcttaatctaaTTAAGTTTTGTGATATTGTTTCCCTGATTTACGAGATATACTTACCACATTCTGTTTTACTACTCGTTGATAAAAACTAATTAAGATTAATGCTATATAACCAATCAAATATATGCATATCAATGTATATACATACTCCAAAGGGGTTCCACGTGAAAGGTTCAACCACAAGTCTTAATTGGTACCTTTCTAATCAAGTTCCCCCACTCAGTATCTCAGTTAGTCCTTAATTAACCCCTCGACAATACAGTAGATATGTAATATACAGCTGGTATAAACATTAATTATCTTTCTGAAAAAGATTCAAAGCAAGATTGATAGattaatttagattttagaaTGATCAGTGGAAGAAACCATGGATCGATTAGTCAGTATTAGAGACCACTTCTGGTTTCCCAATTAAATTACATAGCCAACAACGGCATATACCCCTATAGCTAGGCTAACAACTGGTATTACACTATAACTGATTGTTTTTTATGTGTTACATATATATCAAGTTGTAATTAAGAACTCTTATATGTTTCAACAAAGTTATTCCACaaagatttaaactttaaactaatCTCAAAACAAACTTTTTTACCAACCATGTCGACCTGAATAAGCAAAGCAAAGCCAAACCAATGTCTTACTTTGACGATAGAAAAAACGTAAATTTTACGTTATAGATGTAATTAAggactatatatattttttgttttattattttattattttttctacaAATTATTGTTGCAAAATGTACTAGTTACCTTTGGAACTTTACAATACAAATTTTAGGgaaaatcatgaataaacaattttaaaatattttactaagaCATATATAACTCgtagattttatttagaaatctctaaagctttttaattatatttttgatcatACATACCATACCATAATAAGCTTGGCCACAATATTAGGTCAAATtcattccaaaaaagaaaaaatcaacaACTAAATAGAAATTACCGT
The sequence above is drawn from the Raphanus sativus cultivar WK10039 chromosome 7, ASM80110v3, whole genome shotgun sequence genome and encodes:
- the LOC108817363 gene encoding uncharacterized protein LOC108817363; translation: MKMFHTSVSTSTALILLLLAFCSSKNNVEGRQMAPASMDIASGKAVRDLQINKETKEESPRGEKDSFRRTPRRGSNPINNKNCPLKDVGGSRKQSTTEREP
- the LOC108815388 gene encoding agamous-like MADS-box protein AGL15, producing MEDGEASSTACFRFKEQKPMQNPKLTPKQRKETKQQNPKTTKGRQKIEIKEIKEENRRQVTFSKRRTGLFKKAAELSVLCGAQIGIITFSRCERIYAFGNVNTLIESYLRKTPVMLRSHYGGDVATGGADGDGKMWWEREVESVPEEEMDEYMKGLNVLRENLWARICEMGGDPTVQVNAQVCEDLLAPVNWKMTDENLTVRSDQGQAGYDGY